Within the Kribbella aluminosa genome, the region CGCGAGGTCGCCCTCGGAGGTGTCGATCATCTTCCGCTGCTGCACGACGTCCTGCAGCCCGTACGCCAGCCAGGCCGTCGACGGCTGTCCGTCACGGCCGGCCCGCCCGGTCTCCTGGTAGTACCCCTCGACCGACTTCGGCAGGTCGAGATGCGCGACGAACCGGACGTCCGGCTTGTCGATCCCCATCCCGAACGCGATCGTCGCGACCACGACCAGCCCGTCCTCACGCAGGAAGCGGGCCTGGTTCTGCGCGCGGGTCCGGCTGTCCAGGCCGGCGTGGTACGGCAGCGCCTCGATCCCGTTCTGGCTCAGGAACGCCGCAGTCTTCTCGACGCTGTTCCGGGACAGGCAGTACACGATGCCGGCGTCGCCCGGGTGCTCGGTGCGCAGCAGGTCGAGCAGTTGCCGCTGCGGGCTGTCCTTCGGGACGATCCGGTACTGGATGTTCGGCCGGTCGAAGCTCGCGACGAAGTGCTTCGCCTGGTCCAGCTTCAGCCGGGTCGCGATCTCCTGATGGGTCGCGTCGGTCGCCGTCGCGGTCAGCGCGATCCGCGGTACGTCGGGCCAGCGCTCGTGCAGCTCGGACAGCATCAGGTAGTCCGGCCGGAAGTCGTGGCCCCACTGGGACACGCAGTGCGCCTCGTCGATCGCGAACAGTGCGATCTTGCCCTGGTCGAGCAACCGCACGGTGCCCTCGACGCGCAGCCGCTCGGGCGCCAGGTACAACAGGTCGAGCTCGCCGGCCAGGAACGCCTGCTCGACCTCGCGGCGCTGCTCGAAGTCCTGCGTGGAGTTCAGGAATCCCGCCCGGACGCCGAGCGCCGTCAGCGCGTCGACCTGGTCCTGCATCAGCGCGATCAGCGGCGAGATCACCACGCCCACCCCGGACCGCACCAGCGACGGGATCTGGTAGCACAGCGACTTGCCGCCGCCGGTCGGCATCAGCACCAACGCGTCACCGCCCGCAACCACGGTGTCGATGATGTCGGCCTGCTCGCCGCGGAAGGCGTCGTACCCGAACACCCGCCGGAGGACCTGAAGGGCTTCGGAGTCGGGCAGCTCGGTTGTCTCACTCACCCCAGCGAGTTTAGTGAGATCCCGCCGACGATGCTGGCGCGATCGCCGCAACCTGTGGATACTCCGCTGGATTGGTCGGCAGGTTGGGCAGTTCCTCGGCCATCCACTGCCGCGGCGAGCACCCGGCGATCGCCTGGAACTCGCGGGTCAGGTGCGACTGGTCGGCGAATCCGGCGGCGGCCGCGACGTCCGCCAAGCGGCTCTGCGGGGAACGCCGCAGGCGGGCCGTGACACGTTCGAAGCGCAGCACCCGCGAGGCGACCTTCGGCGGCAGACCGAACTCGGCGGTGAAGCGCTCGGTCAGGTGCCGTCGACTCCACCCGACCTCGGTGGCCAGCTGCTGTACGCCGATTGCGCCGCCGGACTCGCACAACCGCAGCCACGCCCACCCCAGCTCCGGACGGACTGCCGCAGGCCGGACGTCGCGCAGCTGTTGCAGCAGCAACGCCTCGAGCAGGTCGAAGCGCGATGCCCAGGTCGGAGCCTCGCGCAGCTGCTCGGTCAGCTCACCCGCTCGCCGCCCGAGCAGTTCGTCGAGCCCCAGAACCGCGGACCCGAGCTCGCCGGGCGGCACCGCCAGCAGTGTCCGCGCGGCCGCCGGCGAGAGCGAGAGCTGCACGCCGGCCCGGCTCGGTGTCCGGCCGATCTGTACGGCGGTCGAGTGCAGTCCGCCGATCATCGCGTCGTACTTCTCGACCGGGCCGCCCGGCCACGCGACGCCCAGCGGCTCGTCGAGTGTGACGACGAGGGTCAGGTAGCGCGAGGGCAGACCGCGGTGCAGGTCCGGCGGATCGGCGGCCGACGCGTAGCCGATCACGTCCCCGACGTACGACCGCAGGGCAGCGTGCACCGGGCGGGTCGCGTATCCCGCCGTACCGTGTTCGGTTCCGCCCATGGGAACAGGCTAGACCGGGGCTCCGGCAGAATCAGCGGCTCCAGAATCCGGGACCGGCGTACCGGCATCCGGACTTGCGTGGCAGTATCGAGAGGGTATCGAGAGATATCGAGAGATACGTACTAGCTGCAAGGAGATGTCGTCGTGCCTGCTCTGAGGTCCCGCACTGTCACCCACGGCCGCAACATGGCGGGCGCCCGCGCGCTCATGCAGGCCTCGGGGGTAGCCCGGGAGGACTTCGGGAAGCCGATCATCGCGGTGGCGAACAGCTTCACCGAGTTCGTCCCCGGTCATACGCACCTGGCGCCGGTCGGCCGGATCGTGTCCGCGGCGATCCACGCGGCCGGCGGTATCGCCCGCGAGTTCAACACGATCGCCGTCGACGACGGGATCGCGATGGGCCACGGCGGCATGCTCTACAGCCTGCCGTCCCGGGACCTGATCGCGGACTCGGTCGAGTACATGGTCGAGGCGCACTGCGCGGACGCGCTGGTCTGCATCTCGAACTGCGACAAGATCACGCCCGGCATGCTGAACGCCGCGCTCCGGCTGAACATCCCGACCGTGTTCGTCTCCGGCGGCCCGATGGAGGCCGGACGTGCGACGCTGGTCGACGGTACCGTCCGCAAGCTCGACCTGATCGACGCGATGTCCGAGGCCGTCAACGAGAACGTGTCCGACGCCGACATCCTGCGGATCGAGGAGAACGCCTGCCCGACCTGCGGCTCCTGCTCCGGCATGTTCACCGCGAACTCGATGAACTGCCTGACCGAGGCGATC harbors:
- the recQ gene encoding DNA helicase RecQ, which gives rise to MSETTELPDSEALQVLRRVFGYDAFRGEQADIIDTVVAGGDALVLMPTGGGKSLCYQIPSLVRSGVGVVISPLIALMQDQVDALTALGVRAGFLNSTQDFEQRREVEQAFLAGELDLLYLAPERLRVEGTVRLLDQGKIALFAIDEAHCVSQWGHDFRPDYLMLSELHERWPDVPRIALTATATDATHQEIATRLKLDQAKHFVASFDRPNIQYRIVPKDSPQRQLLDLLRTEHPGDAGIVYCLSRNSVEKTAAFLSQNGIEALPYHAGLDSRTRAQNQARFLREDGLVVVATIAFGMGIDKPDVRFVAHLDLPKSVEGYYQETGRAGRDGQPSTAWLAYGLQDVVQQRKMIDTSEGDLAHRRRLGAHLDAMLALCETVECRRSQLLAYFGQQGDACGNCDTCLTPPESWDGTIAAQKLLSTVYRLQRERGQKFGAGQLIDILLGKETDKVKQFRHQELTVFGIGTELKDTEWRGVVRQLLALRLLAVEGDYGTLVLTEDSGEVLGRRREVMMRREPERLRSKSRSSGSKKAAVDLPTEAAPVFERLRAWRGAVAKDQSVPAYVIFHDATLRQIATELPSSLAELGTISGVGENKLAKYGDGVLEALAAE
- a CDS encoding helix-turn-helix domain-containing protein is translated as MGGTEHGTAGYATRPVHAALRSYVGDVIGYASAADPPDLHRGLPSRYLTLVVTLDEPLGVAWPGGPVEKYDAMIGGLHSTAVQIGRTPSRAGVQLSLSPAAARTLLAVPPGELGSAVLGLDELLGRRAGELTEQLREAPTWASRFDLLEALLLQQLRDVRPAAVRPELGWAWLRLCESGGAIGVQQLATEVGWSRRHLTERFTAEFGLPPKVASRVLRFERVTARLRRSPQSRLADVAAAAGFADQSHLTREFQAIAGCSPRQWMAEELPNLPTNPAEYPQVAAIAPASSAGSH